From the Dehalobacter sp. genome, one window contains:
- the rpsL gene encoding 30S ribosomal protein S12: protein MPTIHQLIRKGREKVIAKSTAPALQWGHNSLKRKDFPSGGSPQKRGVCTRVYTTTPKKPNSALRKVARVRLTNGIEITTYIPGIGHNLQEHSVVLVRGGRVKDLPGVRYHIVRGALDTTGVQNRSQARSKYGAKRPKKK from the coding sequence ATGCCGACAATTCATCAGCTTATCCGCAAAGGGAGAGAAAAGGTTATTGCAAAATCGACCGCTCCTGCTCTGCAATGGGGACATAATTCACTGAAACGCAAGGATTTTCCTTCGGGTGGTTCTCCGCAAAAGAGAGGGGTATGTACGAGAGTGTATACCACAACACCTAAAAAACCGAATTCTGCTCTGAGAAAGGTAGCCCGTGTCCGCCTGACCAATGGCATTGAAATAACCACGTATATTCCTGGAATCGGCCATAACCTTCAGGAACACTCCGTAGTTCTGGTTCGTGGAGGCCGTGTTAAGGATCTTCCGGGCGTACGTTATCATATCGTTCGTGGGGCATTGGATACAACCGGTGTTCAAAACCGTAGTCAGGCTCGTTCCAAGTATGGGGCCAAGAGACCTAAGAAAAAATAA
- the rpsG gene encoding 30S ribosomal protein S7, translating to MPRKGYIAKREILPDPIYKNKTVTKFINQIMLDGKKGVAESNCYNAFQIIQDKTGKDPIEVFETALKNVMPVLEVKARRVGGANYQVPIEVRVDRRLTLGLRWLVEYARKRGEKTMQEKLAGELMDAANNTGGSYKKKEDTHKMAEANKAFAHYRW from the coding sequence TTGCCCAGAAAAGGTTATATTGCGAAAAGAGAGATCCTGCCGGATCCAATCTATAAGAATAAGACCGTTACAAAATTTATTAACCAGATTATGCTTGACGGCAAAAAAGGTGTTGCTGAATCGAATTGCTATAATGCCTTTCAGATTATTCAAGATAAGACCGGTAAAGATCCGATCGAAGTATTTGAGACAGCATTAAAAAATGTTATGCCTGTATTAGAAGTCAAAGCACGCAGAGTCGGTGGTGCCAACTATCAGGTGCCGATCGAAGTACGTGTGGACCGTCGTCTGACCCTAGGCCTGCGCTGGCTGGTTGAGTATGCCCGTAAAAGGGGAGAAAAAACCATGCAGGAAAAACTGGCCGGAGAGCTAATGGATGCTGCCAACAATACTGGCGGTTCTTATAAGAAAAAAGAAGATACCCATAAAATGGCCGAAGCAAACAAGGCTTTTGCCCATTATCGCTGGTAA
- a CDS encoding ribosomal L7Ae/L30e/S12e/Gadd45 family protein produces the protein MLDESIKKTQRVVVGLKQTSRALEKGEVGSIYLAKDADKKLLRPILEMCAVRQIEIKEVPTMTELGKACGIKVGAAVAAILND, from the coding sequence ATGCTTGATGAATCTATAAAAAAAACGCAAAGAGTTGTGGTTGGTCTTAAACAAACCAGCCGGGCGCTGGAGAAAGGTGAAGTCGGCAGTATTTATCTTGCCAAGGATGCAGATAAAAAGCTTCTTCGCCCGATCCTGGAGATGTGTGCTGTCAGACAAATTGAAATCAAGGAAGTTCCTACGATGACTGAATTGGGTAAAGCCTGTGGTATTAAAGTGGGTGCTGCAGTCGCAGCCATTCTGAATGACTAG